The following is a genomic window from Fundulus heteroclitus isolate FHET01 chromosome 16, MU-UCD_Fhet_4.1, whole genome shotgun sequence.
TATGTGACATCAGTGAATTATTAAGTGTACATTAAGTGTATTAAGTGTATTTGCAAACAAACACAATGAAACGTCTGTACACTGTtcagacaaattaaatattacattacagagttttttgttattcttatttctgttcCATTTTTTACCGAGTGTAGTTTAAAACGTATTTTTCCAGTTCCTGAATTTGGCAAGATGTCCCTAGCATCAATATGCTTCCCACTTGTACTGCAttgcttttttcatttttctatttCTCTCCATTTTGAGTCCAAGTACAATTTTACAACATATTAACATATGTAGCAGGATAAGGAGTGGGTTAACATGTTACCCTCAGTATGCGTAGTGCCTGATCATAATTTTCATAGCGAAGCTCCATCTCTCCGTATTCACACCAAACGGCAGCGAGGTCATCAACCTGTTTGTAGTTCACCTTAGTAGCCTTCTCAAAAATCGTCCTGGCCTGTGTAAGGAAAAATGAGACAtatgaatgaaaagaaaaactaattttataTGAAGTTCAAAGACTGCATACAACCCCTGAGGAAAGACTTTGGTAACTTACATCATCCAACTGCTCATTTTCCTCATAGAATTTGGCAAAAGAAACCCAGAGAGAATGAGGTTTGCCAGTGGCTTTCATTGCATCCACTGTCTGTACTGCCTCAGTGTATGTGTTGATGATCTGGagtgaacacatttttttcatgtattcATGAATACTGCATAAGACTGcatgtcttatttatttttttgttgtcaaaATTCCTGCAGGCTCTTAAACCTACCTGTCGTGGATTTCCTTCATAAAGTTTTACTCGCTTGTGCCACTCGTGAACATTATGGGGGTTTTGCCTCAGAAGTACGCTGTTGAGTAGAAGTGGTCGCCGGGCAATTAGCTGCTCAAAGCGTGCAAGTCGAAGCTCCAGATCTATGTCATCTGATTGGAGAGGGGAACAAATTAAGCCATTAATAAGAGGAACTCTAGAATAAAAGGTATGCTATCAATGTTAATTCATACAAACCTGGCTCCTCTTGTCCCATCTCAGCAGTGGTCTCCATCTTTGCAGCAATCATGCTCTCTTCAAACTGAGCATAGCTATCAAACACTTGTGTGAAATCCCTTACCGTTACCACAGTAAGGATGGCTTCCTCATAAACATCCCGGGCCTGAGGAAACAGACAATCATATTGAGACATCATGCATTCCCtttcaaaaatgcaaaataaaattacagaaaTATAGAGCCAaagtacaaataaatacataattacttaaaaacagattaatgcgtaaaaataaaagctattcAGCATAAACAGACTTTCTCAAAGTGGCCACTCCTGATGTAATAGTCAGCCAAAGAGCACCAAAGTTTCCCGAGTTGGTCAGTGAAGCGTGTGAGGCCTCCTCGTATGATGGCGCCAACATTTAAAGAGGTCACTTTATCAGGATTCTGGGAGATCAGGTCGCATAGCTCGTGCCATAGCTgatcagaaacataaaaatacaatgCAGTCTAAGGATTGATATGTTATGGACCACCTAATACACACACACTTGGAGGTTCTTCACACAAAATGACATTTTACCTGATAGTTAGACTTGCCCTCTTTGGACACGAAGCTTTCATCATTTACGATTGCTGCCAGTCGCACAGCTGCTTCATCCAAGCGACCTACAGAACGCAGGTAGTCTATGTACTCTTCTGCATTCTCTGGAGATAGCTACCAAGCATAAAGAGAAGATAGTATAGTTAGAATTATGCAGATAAATATGATCCTTGAATCTCTAGAGCATCTTTGTTACAACAATGTTGTTCTAATACACAAATTCCAGGAAATCTGCTTCTAAGACTTTCATTTGTTGACAGAGAAACTCTGCATGAAGGTTCAGTTAATCTTcagacataaaaataataatttgaagtCCTTTTACTTAGAGAGGAACTTGAAGGAATTTACAGAAAGTGTTACAAAGCAAGCAAAAATAGAGACCACAGTTAAACTAAATCTGATTattgcatacatttttaaatgtagtgTGGAAATGGATTGTGCACTATAATCTCACCTTAAGGTACCTTCGATACACTCGCAGGGCTGTCTCTGGCAGGGGCAGGTTGCGAGCAAAGCGTAGGTATAAAGGCCAGATTCGTGGGTGCTGGGTTACAGGTAGCGCCCTCAGAGCCCGGTCAAACGTTCTCCGACTTCTTGTGATCTTACACTGTTGCACGACGAACTGACAGTAGTCAATCCATATCCTGGGCATCTAATTTATGGAACAAATTCTTGATTAGTTCAAAAAGCAATCCCCAAACTCATACAATTTGTATGGTATGTGTTATGTACTGAGATGTTGCCTCACTTTGAGTCATTATTACCTTGTGCATAAACACGAGTGCCCTTTCGTGACAGTTATTGATCTCCTCATAAACTGGATCTGTTATGCATTTTCCTTTGACTTGTTTCCTCCTTTCTCTCAGATAATTGTACCACAACTTATAGCTGTAAAATGACAGCAAATGTAGGTCAAAACATAGTAGAAAAGTCAActtaatcaaaatcaaagtcTGCAATTATATATTTCACTAATCACAGCCTTGCAGTGTATATTACCTTCCAGGCAATTCCTTCAGAGCCCGCTCATATATCATGTTCAGGGTGGATTTGGGTCCATTCTGTTTAAATTCAATGTAGCGCATCCAACACTTGACTGAGTATGGATTCCTGATAATCTCCTCTTCGTAAGGGAGATCATCATCCTCCTAAAAAAAGCAGTAAGAACAATAAAACACCAATAACGCAGTAAACTTAAATATACGAAGGAGTGACGTTTGTTGTCAATACACGGCGGCCAAACAACTTAGTATTACGGAAACAGCGAaattgtatttacatttttatatcgATTCAATGTCTTGATAAAAACGTATTACCtcacaaaacaaggaaaaaacaaTGTGTCTCTTTTAATTTTATACATCTAGCCAGGCTAGCTGTAAGCTAACTAGCTAAAACTAATGCTAGCAATAGTGGTAGAtcgtaaataatattatttttctgtaaCTTACAAATATGACGTCAGCTTTTCCACTTAAGGAAGGCATTTCTTccgagagaaaaacaacaacttcaacAGTTAAACTCTATGCTAACTTTCGAAAAGCTAAACTAGCTTGCAAACTCAAAGCGTGTAGTCCTCCGTGTAACTTCCGGTGGTGCGCGACCAACGTGCGCAAGCgcgtttaaaaataaactacaaacatGAAGAAAGTCTGtagtttttctgctgtttggcGTCAACCAACGAAAGGGTTACTGCTGCCACCAGCTGGTTTTGACTGCAAATGAGCACATGAGGTAAAAAAAGGAATGTGGCCAACAACTCTTCAACCATACACCAACATAATTTCCTCGATAAATAtctttgtatgttttcttttcagtgaACATTTAACCtacattatttataattttttttccttttgacaatattgttaatgtttttatcATTCTGTaggtaaaattaaaacaaccGAAGCCTTATCTTTTTATATggttatatttattcatttaaccaGCTTTGTTTGattataaaaatctatttttttttttttttcgtccgGGCTTTCACTAAGCAAGTCTAAAACGTGCtggttttgtatttaaaatctgCCCACTCCTGTCAAATGCCAAatctttgtgataaaaaaatgttgctttcaccctgtacaaaaaataaaataaatgaaaataaaaattgttagGGGAAAGGTTGTGTCAGTGTTTGTGGAATCCTCAACACTGTTTGGTGCAAAATTAACCACAACACTTCATATTATAACACAGCTGAAAACATTACGCATCTTCTGGCCTGACATTTCCTAAAAAAAGATGGGAGGGATTTAGGCATCACACCTTCTGAAAAtcctctcctttttctttttctttttataaagagCATCCATGTATAACACATTGtctatatgtttattttttgagataaagacagacaaacatttaatttaaagacagttttactgttttgcaAATTAGAACAGTTCATTAGttttgattaatttaatttttttattattgtggtGTGAAAGCCCTACACAATAAAGCATGACAAACATTTTGCAGGAGAGTGTCAAGTCTTCAAAAGAGAATCAAACGGGAAAAGTCAGCTTTAGTCGATGAGTTATTTTTATGCAAACATTTTGACTTCAACAGTGGAGGAATTATTTTTCTAGGtaaattaattttacaaacTATTATGGAAGAGTAATTATCATGTAATATATAGTGTGGTTATTGATCATTTGAGTTGACCTTTTTGACTGAATATGTATTGATTGTGTTACAATAAATGAATATAAGTTAAACATATTTCTACTTTGCttactttgttttgtattttatgaaaaaaattggTTTCCGGTGATGGACAGGCaacctatccagggtgtacccagccTCTCACCCACTGCTGACACTTTAAGTATCTCAAAGAGCTacaaagaaaagttaaaaaacaattaaaagatacaaataaaatagttacaTTTAAAAGATTAATATCAATCATACAATCTGGAAAAGCTTAACTTTGTCAGTTCCTTCGACCTCCCTGTGACAAAGTTTAGTCCGGGAAGGAGCCATACAGTCAGACCTATAGTGAGATTATTCACTAAACTGCTGGACTGACCTCCAACATCTCCTCACAACAGCCGCTTCACCCAAAATATTGCAAACCAAGGAAGCCCCATACAATTACGCTTTGTATAGAGCCTGTAAAGGAACattgaaggaggaaaaaatcccTTTTGCGACTCCAGCCTCTGGCACCGTTGTTCCACTCATCTAACACATGCAAATTGCTTTGCACCTGGTATGAAGATCAACTTTGCATAAACTAATTAGTAGATCTTTATTTGGCATTGATTGTGTGCACAATCAAAAAGTTTGACTTCAGTTGAGGTAATGGATCAACATCGGTGGGATCTTGAGATCCTTTACTGAAATTAAACTAcataataaaaatgataaacgTGAAGTATATTTATGTTATAGTTcttaaagacataaaaacatcaCTTAGACAAAACCAAACCCTTTGATTGTTGATGCCATGTAAATTATTATTGTACCCATGGTTGATTGATTTTATATACATGTTTATATACAAACTGATAGTTTGTGTCACGTTTCCATTCTGGTAATATTTTGGGGGCCAGTAGCTAAGAAGTTTGGGAACTTCTCGTGTAGACATTTGGTTTACATATGTAGacagtatgtattttatttttatgtaaagaaaataaagattcaATGTAGGCTAATGATGGCAGGTGTGAACTCAGGAATAGTGAATGCTAAAATCAAGAGGTACTTCAACAATATATTAGTTTAAGGATTTATATATTCGTGAAATAATGAATAATTATTACAAGTTTTAGAACATATTTTCTCTAACTTGTTACAATAAATGTGGAAATGGCTTTAAACTGATTAAAGAaagtacacttttttttaaatggatgttGTGAAAACAGAAATTGTCCAAGCACTGATAATGGTGAAAATGACACTGTCAGGTTTATTAAATAATCTAGCAACATGAAAGCACATTTTTCCATCAGAAGTCAGAATGTTGCTTCGACCCACAGAGCCAGTACAGTTTTTAATGCTCTCAAGGACATcagggaaggaaaaacaaaaacatttaatcagaAGACGGTGGGACTATACTTTCGGTAAGTAATCTGCCACAAATAGATTCTAGCAGTAAGGAAAATTTTCCATCACAGTGAATAAAACTTTGAGAGCCACTATATTCAAACGCATATATCTAAATCTtgtaaaatatatgtataaagTAGTTATTGATATGGTTCTTATTCCTTTTAACaaagccaaacaaacaaacaaacaaacaaacaaacaaacaaacaaatctccATGCACTTGTATACCCATTCCCGAAGAGTCACAGAACAGACAACATTATTCATGTATAAATATAGTCATCACAGTGATTTATCAATACAGACAGATCCTAGCATTTAAATAACTTATGTGGCTCAGGGGTAGAGCAGGAGCAGCATCCACAAACATTGAATGGTTACcacaaaatgttacttttccaTTTAAAGTAAGTCAGAAAAGTCAATAGTTAATCAAAACTGTCATTCAAGAATGGGCATAACATAGAAAATGCCTTTGTTGTACTCTCAGATAAAAAGAATACAATGAATTACAATCAACAGCCAAAAAATACTATGGCAAATGTAATAAACCATTAAGACAGACAAATAAAGCCACCTATAAATAGAAACTGTTCTAAAGTATACCAGATATGTATTGTCCCAAGTACTGTTAATCCCTTTGAAAATCCTTTAGGCAgttgttttcattattatatTTCTCAAGCTTTGGCCAGTGAAGGCTCATAATCAAAGTCACATAGTTTTGCAAGGACATCAGCTGTCCACAACAGCAGCAACATTGTTTGAATCAAATGCAGCATGAGGATAAAGATCTTTGATATCTGAGTGGTACTTATAATAGATCTTCTCTCACCCTGGTTGGCAAATGGTCTTCTAGCCCTTTTAAGGAAATGTGCAACACCACTTGAACTTTATGGAAAGGGCCTTACATTCAGTTTTATTAGAGGAATATGAGCTGTGCCAGTGTTCTGCAACCGTATACCAGCGCCACTTGGGAGCTTCCCCAAATTAATTTCTGTTCTTGGCCACAGGCTTGTTTATTTGGAAAGACAAGAAGCCAGAGCTTCGCACTACAAAGTTTTTAGTTCTCTAAAATTAGTAATATCGTCGTTAGTCGGatttgaaatgtgtttgtgtcAATTATTCATTTGAGCACACATATGTCATAGTGTTTATTCTGGGCCATACTTGAAACAAAAGACAATTGCTTATATGAGTAACATGTTGTTGaatatgtcaaaataaaaaaatagcaaaattaATACAATCCTTTCTGGTTATCTAAAATTATAATGTTGGGTTATTCAATCAACACTTGtgtttctttacaaaaaaattggCAAGTTTTATTTCAAACGTTTGAAATGTGGGCAAGCTTCAAGACATTTGATACTTGTGACATTCACTGAGATTTTATTAAGGCAAGAAATGTATGGGTTCAGAAAGAAAGGTCATATGACAGGGTCCTTAAAAGAGCAATTGGGCATTGTAATGGTTTCTTATTCTATCTATTGTTGCATATTCAGAACATAATGTGTTATATGTACAATATTTACTCATCTTTACTTAATATTTCATTTACTTTTCATTCTAATTCTTtagatacatttgttttttaacatatgTTCTGAATTATTTTTGAGTTATCAAAAAAGTTATTCAGTTTACGTGTTTCAAAAAGTCCTTAGTTTAGAAcccagtaaaagtaaaataaaaaaaagcggACTCATCTTGAAATGTCACACGATGGGTCTTAAGATGTCAAGGATGCTTAAATGTCACACGATGGGTCTTAAGATGTCAAAGATGCTTGACCAAATCGAGAGGCAGACCGCTGCTGACCAGGCTCTTTCAGCTTGTATAAAAGCAGCAGCCCCAGAGTCCACTGAGAACTGATAGGCATCCCTCACAGGTTAGTCCTTTGTTGTTCACATTAACTTATAACTGCTTTGCTTTGTGTTATTCATTTCATTTGTGATCAATTATATTTCTCTTCCTGTTTCTATTATAATGTCAAGAGATTGTTTGCATTGCTGACTTGAGttatttgaaatgaaacaactcAGTTATTAATCTAGGACAAGGA
Proteins encoded in this region:
- the xab2 gene encoding pre-mRNA-splicing factor SYF1 — encoded protein: MPSLSGKADVIFEDDDLPYEEEIIRNPYSVKCWMRYIEFKQNGPKSTLNMIYERALKELPGSYKLWYNYLRERRKQVKGKCITDPVYEEINNCHERALVFMHKMPRIWIDYCQFVVQQCKITRSRRTFDRALRALPVTQHPRIWPLYLRFARNLPLPETALRVYRRYLKLSPENAEEYIDYLRSVGRLDEAAVRLAAIVNDESFVSKEGKSNYQLWHELCDLISQNPDKVTSLNVGAIIRGGLTRFTDQLGKLWCSLADYYIRSGHFEKARDVYEEAILTVVTVRDFTQVFDSYAQFEESMIAAKMETTAEMGQEEPDDIDLELRLARFEQLIARRPLLLNSVLLRQNPHNVHEWHKRVKLYEGNPRQIINTYTEAVQTVDAMKATGKPHSLWVSFAKFYEENEQLDDARTIFEKATKVNYKQVDDLAAVWCEYGEMELRYENYDQALRILRKATAIPSKKAEYFDSSEPVQNRVYKSLKVWSMLADLEESLGTFQSTKAVYDRIIDLRIATPQIVINYAMFLEEHNYFEESFKAYERGIALFKWPNVYDIWNTYLTKFIDRYGGKKLERARDLFEQALDGCPAKFAKTIYLLYAKLEEEYGLARHAMAVYERATQAVETDERHHMFNIYIKRAAEIYGVTYTRAIYQKAIEVLPDEHARDMCMRFADMESKLGEIDRARAIYSYCSQICDPRVTANFWQTWKEFEIRHGNEDTIREMLRIKRSVQATYNTQVNFMSSQMLKASTSSTGTVSDLAPGQMGIDDMKMLEQKAQQLAAEAELDKPKPKEKILFVRSDTSRSELAELSKQANPDEINIDEDEDEDDEDQGPDEVQLEQKSVPTAVFGGLKDD